Proteins from one Streptosporangium becharense genomic window:
- a CDS encoding polysaccharide deacetylase family protein, which translates to MSAPTAAWSADKPKAAGEATSTAKVASVDCAKVKCIALTFDDGPGKYADKLLDTLKKYKSKATFFLEGQYVKSRPAFAKRMVAEGHDIGNHSYTHPHLREISEDRIREELTKTQDLVKKVTGKYPTTIRPPYGEFDERVQAIATEMGMPIILWNGGSRDWATRNETAIYNEVLKNAKRDGVILMHDWVEQTVKVMPKLLVALQKQGYHVVAVSSLRGAKGVKAGDIYPVGSEKDQDLSSESPTGDPESYAESPADGL; encoded by the coding sequence GTGTCGGCACCGACTGCCGCGTGGAGCGCGGACAAGCCCAAGGCGGCGGGCGAGGCCACGTCCACCGCCAAGGTCGCCTCCGTCGACTGCGCCAAGGTCAAGTGCATCGCGCTGACCTTCGACGACGGCCCCGGTAAGTACGCCGACAAGCTCCTCGACACCCTCAAGAAGTACAAGTCCAAGGCGACGTTCTTCCTTGAGGGCCAGTACGTGAAGTCCCGTCCGGCCTTCGCCAAGCGCATGGTCGCCGAGGGGCACGACATCGGCAACCACAGCTACACGCACCCGCACCTGCGCGAGATCTCCGAAGACAGGATCCGCGAGGAGCTGACCAAGACGCAGGACCTCGTCAAGAAGGTCACCGGGAAGTACCCGACGACCATCCGGCCGCCGTACGGCGAGTTCGACGAGCGGGTCCAGGCCATCGCCACCGAGATGGGCATGCCGATCATCCTGTGGAACGGCGGTTCCCGCGACTGGGCCACCAGGAACGAGACGGCCATCTACAACGAGGTGCTCAAGAACGCCAAGCGTGACGGCGTCATCCTCATGCACGACTGGGTCGAGCAGACCGTCAAGGTGATGCCGAAGCTGCTGGTCGCGCTGCAGAAGCAGGGCTACCACGTGGTCGCCGTCTCCTCCCTGCGCGGCGCCAAGGGCGTCAAGGCCGGCGACATCTACCCGGTCGGGTCGGAGAAGGATCAGGACCTGTCGTCGGAGTCGCCCACCGGTGACCCCGAGTCGTACGCGGAGTCGCCCGCGGACGGTCTCTGA